GACCGGCGCCCGGCCGTGGCGGAGATCGCCGAGCAGCTGCCGACCATGCGCCACCTGCTCGCCGTGGACCACCTGTTCACCGGCGCCGACCGGCCCTGGACCGCGCGCCGCGACCTCCGCCAGCATGCCTGGACGGCACTTCCCCCCGCCGACGGCCCGCTCCGCTTCGCGGACGTGCCCTTCGACCACCCGCTGTGGATCCTGTGGTCCTCGGGGACCACCGGCGTTCCCAAGGGCATCGTGCAGGGCCACGGCGGCATCACCGTCGAACTGCTCAAGGCCCTCGGCCTCGGCGCCGACCTGCGCCCCGACGACCGCTACCTCTTCCTCACCTCGACCGGCTGGATGGTGTGGAACTTCCTGGTCGGCGGCCTGCTGCTCGGCAGCACCGTGATCCTCTACGACGGCAGCCCCACCCATCCCGACACCGACGGTGCCTGGCGCGTCGCCGAACGCACCGGGGCGACCGTCGTCGGCGTCGGCGCCGCCTACCTCGCCGCCGGCGAGAAGGCCGGCTCCCGCCCGGCTGCCACGTACGGGCTGAGCAGGCTGCGCACCGTCCTGCAGACCGGCTCCTCGCTGCCCGCGTCCACCTGGCACTGGGCGCACCGCGAGCTCCCCGCGGTGTGGCTGCAGTCGGTCTGCGGCGGAACCGACGTGTGCTCCGTACTGGCCGGCGCCTCCGCGCTCCTGCCGGTCCGGGCGGGACGCATCCCCGGCCCGGCGCTCGGCGTGGCACTGGCCGCCTGGGACCCCTCCGGCCGGCCCCTCACCGGGGCGCAGGGCGAGCTCGTGGTCACGGCTCCGATGCCGTCCATGCCGCTGCACTTCGTCGGCGACCCCGACGGCTCCCGCTACCGCGCCGCCTACTTCGCCACCTACCCGGGCGTGTGGCGGCACGGGGACTGGGTCACCGTCGACGACGACCTGTCCGTCGTCGTGTCCGGACGCTCCGACTCCACCCTCAACCGCATGGGCGTGCGCATGGGCTCGGCCGACATCTACGCCGTCGTCGAACAGCTCCCGGAGATCGCGGACAGCCTCGTCATCGGCGCGGAGCAGCCCGACGGCGGCTACCGGATGCCGCTCTTCGTGGCCATGGCCGACGGCTCGGTACTCGACGACGCCCTGCGTGCCCGGATCACCGCCGTCATCCGCCGCGAACTCTCCCCACGCCACGTCCCCGACGCGGTCGTACAGGTCCCCGCCGTCCCCCGCACCCTGACCGGCAAGAAGCTCGAAGTCCCGGTCAAGCGCATCCTTCAGGGCGCCCGCGTCGAGGACGTCAGCAGCGAGGGCGCGGTCCAGCACCCCGACATGCTCCACTGGTTCGCGGAGTTCGCCGCTACCGATTCGAGCACCAACTCCCCTTGAATGGAACGGACTTCGCCGGTTCAGCGGACAAATCCACCGGTCGTTCGCATAACACCTCTGCGGGTCGACCGACGTCTGTCGATCGACTGACAAGGGCTCCCCGACGGACACACGCTCGCCGTCGGCGGCCACACCGCCAACGGCACCGTCAGCCGATGGAACGTCACCGAACCGGACCACCCCAAGCCCATCGGCCAGCCACTGACCGTGACCACCGGCCCCGTCTCCGTCGTGGCCATCAGCCCCGACGGGAACATCCTCGCCGCCACCACCGACCAAGGCGTCGCAGGCCTGTGGAACCTGAGCGTCGACGACGCGATCCGGCGGATCTGCCGGACCACCGCAGGTACCCTCGACGCGAAGCAGTGGAGTCGGTACGTGCCGCTCCCCTATGCCGCACCGTGCCCCGCCGATTGACACGCTTGTTCGACTTCGGACTGGTCGTGATCGCACCGGCGCCGGCCACCTGCCCCGGCATGCCACCAGCCCGTCCGACTGCTGACAACACTCGACGGGCGACCCCCGCCCTCGACGAGGCCCAGGAAAGGAACGCCGTCATCAGTCTGGAGACACCGCCGTTCGCACCGGAGCACGCCTCGGCGGACGAGCTCCGCGCCTGGTACGAGCTCGCCGTCACGACAATCGCCGCGGACTACCCGAACTCCCCGGTGCCGCCGTACGACTCCTACCTACAGG
This genomic window from Streptomyces sp. TLI_235 contains:
- a CDS encoding acetoacetyl-CoA synthetase; this encodes MSTDSDLLWSPDPGQAEHSTVAAFLRWLEQERRLRFSGYAELWRWSSTDLAGFWSAVWEFHGLDAATGHRADHPGRVLADTAMPGARWFPGARINFAERCLAAADGTRPALVALGEEDEPRETSWQELRDEVATVAQALRAMGVGPGDCVAGYLPNLPQTVVALLATAAVGAVWTVCSPDFGTPSVLARLQQARPTVLVAADGYRHGGKDFDRRPAVAEIAEQLPTMRHLLAVDHLFTGADRPWTARRDLRQHAWTALPPADGPLRFADVPFDHPLWILWSSGTTGVPKGIVQGHGGITVELLKALGLGADLRPDDRYLFLTSTGWMVWNFLVGGLLLGSTVILYDGSPTHPDTDGAWRVAERTGATVVGVGAAYLAAGEKAGSRPAATYGLSRLRTVLQTGSSLPASTWHWAHRELPAVWLQSVCGGTDVCSVLAGASALLPVRAGRIPGPALGVALAAWDPSGRPLTGAQGELVVTAPMPSMPLHFVGDPDGSRYRAAYFATYPGVWRHGDWVTVDDDLSVVVSGRSDSTLNRMGVRMGSADIYAVVEQLPEIADSLVIGAEQPDGGYRMPLFVAMADGSVLDDALRARITAVIRRELSPRHVPDAVVQVPAVPRTLTGKKLEVPVKRILQGARVEDVSSEGAVQHPDMLHWFAEFAATDSSTNSP